In a genomic window of Streptomyces sp. NBC_01231:
- a CDS encoding DMT family transporter yields the protein MSVLVLVLAVSAACCLGFGFVLQQNAARQAPMSDFLSFRLLLDLMRVPRWLGGIGLMVAGMVLGAIALGKGEISLVEPLLATNLLFALTLSRRQTKQPLGRQGWAGLLLLAGGVTAFIVAGQPRGGTAVTDPLRHWLIIGVMIGLALLLTTYAKRSRLSSGPVLLAVAAGLLYGVQDALTRVSGERFSEGGLVEVLTGWQPYAVLALGVTGLVLVQSAFETAPLRMSLPALTAAQPLAGIVCGVGFLGDRLRTDPGALAWEAAGLAAIVVGIVLLGLHPAMPRGVTPPERARDLQPH from the coding sequence GTGTCGGTACTGGTTCTTGTTCTCGCCGTGAGCGCGGCCTGCTGTCTGGGCTTCGGGTTCGTGCTCCAGCAGAACGCTGCCCGCCAGGCACCGATGAGCGACTTCCTGTCGTTCCGGCTCCTCCTGGACCTGATGAGGGTGCCGCGCTGGCTCGGCGGCATCGGCCTGATGGTGGCCGGCATGGTCCTCGGCGCGATCGCGCTGGGCAAGGGTGAGATCTCCCTGGTGGAACCGCTCCTCGCGACGAACCTGCTGTTCGCCCTCACTCTCTCCCGCAGGCAGACCAAGCAGCCGCTGGGCCGCCAGGGCTGGGCCGGTCTCCTGCTGCTGGCCGGCGGGGTGACGGCGTTCATCGTGGCGGGCCAGCCACGCGGCGGCACCGCGGTCACCGACCCGCTGCGCCACTGGCTGATCATCGGCGTGATGATCGGTCTCGCGCTGCTGCTCACGACGTACGCGAAGCGTTCCCGGCTCAGCTCCGGACCGGTGCTTCTGGCGGTGGCGGCCGGTCTGCTGTACGGCGTGCAGGACGCCCTGACCCGGGTGAGCGGGGAGCGGTTCTCGGAGGGCGGCCTCGTCGAGGTGCTGACCGGCTGGCAGCCGTACGCCGTCCTGGCGCTCGGTGTCACCGGCCTGGTCCTGGTGCAGAGCGCGTTCGAGACGGCACCCCTGCGCATGTCGCTGCCCGCCCTGACGGCGGCCCAGCCGCTGGCCGGGATCGTCTGCGGCGTCGGCTTCCTCGGTGACCGGCTGCGCACCGACCCCGGCGCGCTGGCCTGGGAGGCGGCCGGTCTCGCGGCGATCGTGGTCGGCATCGTCCTGCTGGGCCTCCACCCGGCGATGCCGCGCGGTGTGACACCGCCCGAACGGGCACGTGACCTGCAACCGCACTGA
- a CDS encoding NUDIX domain-containing protein: MSAADEILDIVDENDQVIGQSPRGAAYARGLRHRCVFIQARDAAGRLFVHRRTPTKLVFPSLYDMFVGGVVGAGESYDDAALREAEEELGVTGLPRPEHLFRFLYDDGAGRTWWSAVYEVRCDLPVSPQVEEVAWHAFLPEDEIERRLREWRWVPDGLAAYERLKAHRSAG; the protein is encoded by the coding sequence ATGAGCGCTGCTGACGAGATCCTCGACATCGTCGACGAGAACGACCAGGTCATCGGGCAGTCCCCGCGCGGTGCGGCCTACGCGCGGGGCCTGCGCCACCGCTGCGTCTTCATCCAGGCCCGGGACGCGGCGGGCCGGCTCTTCGTCCACCGCCGCACACCGACCAAGCTGGTCTTTCCCTCGCTGTACGACATGTTCGTCGGCGGAGTGGTCGGCGCCGGCGAGTCCTACGACGACGCGGCCCTGCGCGAGGCCGAGGAGGAACTGGGGGTGACGGGCCTCCCCCGCCCCGAACACCTCTTCAGGTTCCTCTACGACGACGGCGCCGGGCGGACCTGGTGGTCGGCCGTGTACGAGGTCCGCTGCGACCTCCCGGTCAGCCCCCAGGTCGAGGAGGTGGCCTGGCACGCCTTCCTGCCCGAGGACGAGATCGAGCGCCGCCTGCGGGAATGGCGGTGGGTACCGGACGGGCTGGCGGCGTACGAGCGGCTGAAGGCCCACCGGTCGGCGGGCTGA
- a CDS encoding DUF202 domain-containing protein, with protein sequence MIGFARNVRLWFAPRDLRQEGGTPDYRFSLANERTFLAWLRTALALIGGGFAVDQFLPDLRWGWRVGLALALLAAGVLCSLRAVNHWVRCERAMRRGEDLPVSRFPALLSIAVAVVAVAMVFVVLVGWEG encoded by the coding sequence GTGATCGGTTTCGCACGGAACGTTCGGTTGTGGTTCGCCCCGCGGGATCTCCGGCAGGAGGGCGGCACCCCCGACTACCGCTTCTCGCTGGCGAACGAGCGCACCTTCCTCGCATGGCTGCGCACCGCGCTCGCGCTGATCGGCGGCGGCTTCGCCGTGGACCAGTTCCTGCCGGACCTGCGCTGGGGCTGGCGGGTCGGGCTCGCGCTGGCGCTGCTCGCCGCGGGTGTGCTGTGCTCGCTGCGTGCGGTGAACCACTGGGTGCGCTGCGAACGGGCCATGCGCCGGGGCGAGGACCTGCCGGTGTCACGGTTCCCGGCGTTGCTGAGCATCGCGGTCGCGGTCGTGGCCGTCGCGATGGTCTTCGTGGTGCTCGTCGGGTGGGAGGGGTGA
- a CDS encoding DUF202 domain-containing protein, producing the protein MSGTAAEGTDRDPGLQPERTRLAWRRTTLSSTVAALLAMKATLHGGVSVAGVTVCALCGALWLSFLLVAHRRIRVLSATSSPTALAPRDATTGALLTVALAVCAAALVL; encoded by the coding sequence GTGAGCGGGACGGCCGCTGAGGGCACGGACCGGGATCCCGGCCTCCAGCCGGAGCGGACCCGGCTCGCCTGGCGGCGGACGACCCTGTCCAGCACCGTGGCCGCCCTGCTGGCCATGAAGGCCACGCTGCACGGCGGAGTCTCGGTGGCCGGGGTCACCGTGTGCGCGCTGTGCGGTGCCCTGTGGCTGAGCTTCCTGCTCGTCGCCCACCGCCGCATCCGCGTCCTGTCGGCGACGAGCAGCCCCACGGCGCTGGCCCCGCGGGACGCGACGACGGGGGCGCTCCTGACCGTGGCGCTGGCCGTCTGCGCGGCGGCGCTGGTCCTCTAG
- a CDS encoding phosphotransferase family protein, with protein MSPDHPPGLDLDRLRALLDRERPGLVQGPLTGRLIEGGRSNLTYALSDGSAKWVVRRPPLGHVLATAHDMKREHRVISALHPTEVPVPRPVLLCEDEEVLGSSFYVMEFVEGTPYRTADQLAPLGPARTREAVLALVDTLVELHAVDPAEVGLADFGRPEGFLDRQLRRWGKQLDASRNRELAGIDELHATLGRAMPHSPDPTVVHGDYRLDNVLIGDDDRIKAILDWEMSTLGDPLTDLGLLVMYSLPLGAPDSPVSTTAEAPGHPDPAELIERYAARSGRDVSAVSWYTAFAWFKLAVILEGIHYRYTLGQTVGRGFDRIGDLVPVFIEHGLTTLQEG; from the coding sequence ATGAGCCCCGACCACCCGCCAGGACTCGATCTCGACCGGCTGCGCGCCCTGCTCGACCGTGAGCGGCCCGGCCTGGTGCAGGGCCCGCTGACCGGCCGGCTGATCGAGGGCGGACGGTCGAACCTCACGTACGCGCTCTCCGACGGCAGCGCGAAGTGGGTCGTCAGACGGCCCCCGCTCGGCCATGTTCTGGCCACCGCGCACGACATGAAGCGCGAGCACCGGGTCATCAGCGCGCTGCACCCGACCGAGGTGCCGGTGCCGCGACCGGTGCTGCTCTGCGAGGACGAGGAGGTGCTGGGCTCGTCCTTCTACGTCATGGAGTTCGTGGAGGGCACCCCGTACCGCACCGCCGACCAGCTGGCCCCGCTCGGCCCCGCGCGTACCCGGGAGGCCGTCCTCGCGCTGGTCGACACGCTCGTCGAGCTGCACGCGGTGGATCCCGCCGAGGTGGGTCTCGCCGACTTCGGCCGGCCCGAGGGCTTCCTGGACCGGCAACTGCGGCGCTGGGGGAAGCAGTTGGACGCCTCCCGCAACCGTGAGCTGGCCGGGATCGACGAGCTGCACGCGACGCTCGGCCGCGCCATGCCGCACTCCCCCGACCCGACGGTCGTGCACGGCGACTACCGGCTCGACAACGTGCTGATCGGCGACGACGACCGGATCAAGGCCATCCTCGACTGGGAGATGTCCACGCTCGGCGATCCGCTGACCGACCTGGGTCTGCTGGTGATGTACAGCCTGCCGCTCGGTGCGCCCGACTCGCCGGTGTCCACGACCGCCGAGGCCCCCGGGCACCCGGATCCCGCCGAACTGATCGAGCGGTACGCGGCACGCTCGGGCCGTGACGTCTCCGCGGTCTCCTGGTACACGGCGTTCGCGTGGTTCAAGCTCGCCGTGATCCTGGAGGGCATCCACTACCGCTACACCCTGGGCCAGACGGTCGGCCGCGGCTTCGACCGCATCGGCGACCTGGTCCCGGTCTTCATCGAGCACGGCCTGACCACCCTTCAGGAAGGCTGA
- a CDS encoding acyl-CoA dehydrogenase family protein produces MDFAFDARTEELRAKLLAFMDEYVYPAEAVAHEQREKLASPWDTPAVVEEVKAEARRQGLWNLFLPDSEYGAGLTNLQYAPLAEITGRSPQLAPTVTNCAAPDTGNMEVLTQFGDEQQKKQWLEPLLAGEIRSAFAMTEPEVASSDATNITTHIRREGDEYVISGRKWYISGAMNPDCKIFIVMGKTDPDGDDIRRQQSMVLVPRDTPGVTVKRAMQVFGYEDHYHGGHAEVVFDGARVPVSNLIGEEGGGFAIAQARLGPGRIHHCMRLIGMAERAIELMCRRAVSRDAFGKALAQQGVVHNWIADARVAVEQLRLLVLKTAWMMDTVGNRGAHAEIQAIKIATPRTVVDIIDRAIQLHGAGGVSQDFPLAELYAGARTLMIADGPDEVHQRSLARRELKKYL; encoded by the coding sequence ATGGACTTCGCGTTCGACGCGCGCACCGAGGAACTGCGCGCCAAGCTGCTCGCCTTCATGGACGAGTACGTCTACCCGGCCGAGGCCGTCGCGCACGAGCAGCGCGAGAAGCTCGCCTCGCCGTGGGACACCCCGGCCGTGGTCGAGGAGGTGAAGGCGGAGGCCCGCAGGCAGGGCCTGTGGAACCTCTTCCTCCCGGACTCCGAGTACGGCGCCGGCCTGACCAACCTCCAGTACGCGCCCCTCGCCGAGATCACCGGCCGTTCCCCGCAGTTGGCGCCCACGGTGACGAACTGCGCGGCTCCGGACACCGGCAACATGGAGGTGCTGACGCAGTTCGGCGACGAGCAGCAGAAGAAGCAGTGGCTGGAGCCGCTGCTGGCGGGCGAGATCCGCTCGGCGTTCGCGATGACCGAGCCAGAGGTGGCCTCCTCGGACGCCACCAACATCACCACGCACATCCGGCGGGAGGGTGACGAGTACGTCATCTCCGGCCGCAAGTGGTACATCTCCGGGGCGATGAACCCGGACTGCAAGATCTTCATCGTGATGGGCAAGACCGATCCGGACGGCGACGACATCCGCCGTCAGCAGTCCATGGTTCTCGTCCCGCGCGACACCCCGGGCGTGACGGTGAAGCGCGCCATGCAGGTCTTCGGGTACGAGGACCACTACCACGGCGGCCACGCCGAGGTCGTCTTCGACGGAGCGCGGGTGCCGGTGTCGAACCTGATCGGCGAGGAGGGCGGCGGCTTCGCCATCGCCCAGGCACGTCTCGGCCCCGGCCGCATCCACCACTGCATGCGGCTGATCGGCATGGCCGAGCGGGCGATCGAGCTGATGTGCAGGCGGGCCGTCTCGCGCGACGCCTTCGGCAAGGCGCTGGCCCAGCAGGGCGTGGTGCACAACTGGATCGCGGACGCGCGGGTGGCCGTGGAGCAGCTGCGGCTGCTGGTCCTCAAGACGGCCTGGATGATGGACACGGTCGGCAACCGGGGCGCCCACGCGGAGATCCAGGCCATCAAGATCGCCACGCCCCGCACGGTCGTCGACATCATCGACCGCGCGATCCAGCTGCACGGCGCGGGCGGCGTCAGCCAGGACTTCCCGTTGGCCGAGCTCTACGCCGGAGCCCGCACGCTGATGATCGCCGACGGCCCGGACGAGGTGCACCAGCGCTCGCTGGCTCGGCGGGAGTTGAAGAAGTACCTGTGA
- a CDS encoding TetR/AcrR family transcriptional regulator: MPRTTDGDGIPVPQRLLAAATRLFAEQGYDRTSVQEIVEAAGVTKGALYHYFGSKDDLLHEVYARVLRVQQERLDAFAGADEPIEKRLRGAAADVVVTTIDNLDDAMIFFRSMHHLSPEKNKQVRAERRRYHERFRALVEEGQQTGVFSKATPADLVVDYHFGSVHHLSTWYRPDGPMSPQEVADHLADLLLRALRP; the protein is encoded by the coding sequence GTGCCCAGGACGACGGACGGTGACGGGATCCCCGTGCCGCAGCGGCTGCTGGCCGCCGCCACCCGGCTCTTCGCCGAGCAGGGCTACGACCGCACCTCGGTGCAGGAGATCGTCGAGGCGGCCGGCGTCACCAAGGGGGCGCTTTACCACTACTTCGGCTCCAAGGACGACCTGCTGCACGAGGTGTACGCACGCGTGCTGCGCGTCCAGCAGGAGAGACTCGACGCCTTCGCGGGCGCCGACGAGCCGATCGAGAAGCGGCTGCGCGGCGCGGCGGCCGACGTCGTCGTCACGACCATCGACAACCTCGACGACGCGATGATCTTCTTTCGCTCGATGCACCACCTGAGCCCCGAGAAGAACAAGCAGGTGCGGGCCGAACGCCGGCGCTACCACGAACGCTTCCGCGCGCTGGTCGAGGAGGGCCAGCAGACGGGCGTCTTCTCCAAGGCGACCCCGGCCGACCTGGTGGTCGACTACCACTTCGGCTCCGTCCACCACCTCTCCACCTGGTACCGCCCCGACGGTCCGATGAGCCCGCAGGAGGTCGCGGACCACCTCGCGGACCTGCTGCTGCGGGCGCTGCGGCCCTGA
- a CDS encoding AMP-binding protein, with protein sequence MTDSLYAAKPWLGLLNDAQRALADPADSFVHALRRAVTETPDRPFLAYFDGRLTYREVDELSDSVAGHLAARGLERGDRVAVLLQNSPHFVLALLGAWKAGATVVPVNPMYKSGEVGHVLHDGEVAALICSDRAWDAYLRDAAADSPVRIALTACELDFQTRQDARVLTFERLPGAGDADDLTEVARAGHKAPEGRDPAPSDVALISYTSGTSGTPKGATNTHANIMYNAERQRTGLALPESPVYFAMAPLFHITGMVCQFGACLDSAGTLVLAYRFESGVVLDAFAEHRPHYTVGPATAFMALAAHPDVTRDHFSSFVTISSGGAPLPPALVEKFRAGFGPYIRNGYGLTECSAPCASVPPTLEAPVDPVSGTLAVGVPGPDTVVRIVDDQGAEVPFGEQGEIVVRGPQVVPGYWRRPEATAETFPDGELRTGDIGFMDPQGWLYVVDRKKDMINASGFKVWPREVEDVLYTHPAVREAAVVGVADGYRGETVKAYISLRPGAETDPGALAAYCKERLAAYKYPRQVEILPDLPKTASGKILRRELRSRPQG encoded by the coding sequence GTGACCGACTCCCTCTACGCCGCCAAGCCCTGGCTGGGCCTGCTCAACGACGCCCAGCGCGCCCTCGCCGACCCCGCCGACTCCTTCGTGCACGCCCTGCGCCGGGCCGTCACCGAGACCCCGGACCGCCCCTTCCTCGCCTACTTCGACGGCCGCCTGACCTACCGCGAGGTCGACGAACTGAGCGACTCGGTCGCCGGTCACCTCGCCGCCCGCGGCCTGGAGCGCGGAGACCGGGTGGCGGTCCTGCTGCAGAACTCCCCGCACTTCGTGCTCGCGCTGCTCGGCGCCTGGAAGGCGGGCGCCACCGTCGTGCCGGTCAACCCCATGTACAAGTCGGGGGAGGTCGGCCATGTCCTGCACGACGGCGAGGTGGCCGCGCTGATCTGCTCCGACCGCGCCTGGGACGCGTATCTGCGCGACGCCGCCGCCGACTCGCCGGTGCGGATCGCGCTCACCGCCTGCGAGCTGGATTTCCAGACCCGCCAGGACGCGCGCGTGCTGACCTTCGAGCGGCTGCCGGGGGCCGGGGACGCCGACGACCTCACGGAGGTGGCCAGGGCCGGTCACAAGGCACCCGAGGGCCGCGACCCGGCTCCGTCCGACGTAGCGCTGATCAGCTACACCTCGGGCACCAGCGGCACCCCCAAGGGCGCCACCAACACGCACGCCAACATCATGTACAACGCCGAGCGGCAGCGGACGGGCCTGGCCCTGCCCGAGTCGCCCGTCTACTTCGCGATGGCGCCGCTGTTCCACATCACCGGGATGGTCTGCCAGTTCGGGGCGTGCCTCGACAGCGCGGGCACGCTGGTCCTGGCCTACCGTTTCGAGTCGGGGGTCGTGCTCGACGCGTTCGCCGAGCACCGCCCGCACTACACGGTGGGTCCGGCGACCGCCTTCATGGCCCTGGCCGCCCACCCCGACGTCACCCGGGACCACTTCTCGTCCTTCGTCACCATCTCCTCCGGCGGTGCCCCGCTGCCGCCCGCCCTGGTGGAGAAGTTCCGGGCCGGCTTCGGGCCGTACATCCGCAACGGCTACGGGCTCACCGAGTGCAGCGCGCCCTGCGCCTCCGTGCCGCCCACCCTGGAGGCCCCGGTCGACCCGGTCTCCGGGACGCTGGCGGTGGGCGTGCCCGGCCCCGACACGGTCGTCCGGATCGTCGACGACCAGGGCGCGGAGGTGCCCTTCGGGGAGCAGGGCGAGATCGTCGTACGCGGGCCGCAGGTCGTGCCCGGATACTGGCGGCGCCCGGAGGCCACCGCCGAGACCTTCCCGGACGGCGAGCTGCGCACCGGCGACATCGGCTTCATGGACCCGCAGGGCTGGCTGTACGTCGTCGACCGCAAGAAGGACATGATCAACGCGTCCGGCTTCAAGGTGTGGCCGCGCGAGGTCGAGGACGTCCTCTACACGCACCCGGCGGTGCGCGAGGCGGCCGTCGTCGGGGTCGCCGACGGGTACCGCGGGGAGACCGTCAAGGCGTACATCAGTCTCCGTCCGGGGGCCGAGACGGACCCCGGTGCGCTCGCCGCCTACTGCAAGGAGAGACTGGCCGCCTACAAATACCCGCGGCAGGTGGAGATCCTGCCCGACTTGCCGAAGACGGCTAGTGGGAAGATCCTCCGGCGGGAACTGCGGTCTCGCCCGCAGGGCTAG
- a CDS encoding SDR family oxidoreductase, with protein MVGAVQDAGVVVTGAGGGIGAALARRFAAEGARVVVNDLDADRARAVADEIGGIAVPGDASGIVTEARAALGGTVDVYCANAGVAFEDGAHGLSADEKSWAAAWDVNVMAHVRAADELLPAWLERGSGRFVSTVSAAGLLTMIGAPSYSVTKHGAYAFAEWLSLTYRHRGLKVHAICPQGVRTDMLAATGSAGNLILQPTAIAPEEVADALFKGIEEDRFLILPHPEVAGYYQARAADPDRWLTNMNHIQQKWETTR; from the coding sequence ATGGTGGGAGCCGTGCAGGATGCCGGAGTGGTCGTCACCGGAGCGGGGGGCGGTATCGGGGCCGCGCTGGCCCGTCGCTTCGCCGCCGAGGGCGCCCGGGTCGTCGTGAACGACCTGGACGCCGACCGGGCCAGAGCGGTGGCCGACGAGATCGGCGGCATCGCGGTCCCGGGCGACGCCTCCGGGATCGTCACCGAGGCCCGTGCGGCGCTGGGCGGGACGGTGGACGTGTACTGCGCCAACGCCGGTGTCGCCTTCGAGGACGGGGCCCACGGGCTGTCGGCCGACGAGAAGTCCTGGGCCGCGGCCTGGGACGTCAACGTCATGGCCCATGTGCGTGCCGCCGATGAGCTGCTTCCCGCCTGGCTGGAGCGCGGCAGCGGCCGCTTCGTGTCCACCGTCTCCGCCGCCGGCCTGCTGACGATGATCGGCGCGCCCTCCTACAGCGTCACCAAGCACGGCGCGTACGCCTTCGCCGAGTGGCTGTCGCTGACGTACCGGCACCGCGGTCTGAAGGTCCACGCGATCTGTCCGCAGGGCGTGCGCACCGACATGCTGGCCGCCACCGGCAGCGCGGGCAACCTGATCCTCCAGCCGACCGCGATCGCCCCCGAGGAGGTGGCGGACGCCCTGTTCAAGGGCATCGAGGAGGACCGTTTCCTGATCCTGCCGCACCCCGAGGTCGCCGGGTACTACCAGGCCAGGGCCGCCGACCCGGACCGCTGGCTGACGAACATGAACCACATCCAGCAGAAGTGGGAGACGACCCGGTGA
- a CDS encoding DUF1343 domain-containing protein, which yields MRLSRRALLAAATATASLPAASPASAARRRRTGFENLAANHYAQLSGRRTGIVTNPTGITRDVRHIVDVMHADDRVNLVAVFGPEHGFRGTAQAGGSEGRYDDPATGLPVYDTYLKSGQALADIFTASGVDTVVFDIQDVGARFYTYIWTLYDCMEAARLAGKRFVVLDRPNPVTGRAALGPVLHKEFATFVGRQPISQAHGMTVAELARLFNGEFLSSPVELDTVLMTGWRRSEWYDAWGLPWVPPSPNMPTPDTALVYSGTCLFEGTNLSEGRGTTRPFELLGAEGVDRRWAAAVSELALPGAHFREAYFAPTFSKFQGKTIGGVQIHVHDRDAYDPLRAGIALLVTAKKVWTGFAWRPDNWIDKLTGSTLVRTMIDAGADTDEVVAGWGRELAAFRRVRGEYLVYR from the coding sequence ATGCGCCTCTCCAGACGAGCTCTGCTCGCAGCAGCAACGGCAACGGCGTCACTACCCGCAGCTTCCCCCGCCTCCGCGGCCCGCCGCAGGCGAACCGGCTTCGAGAACCTGGCCGCGAACCACTACGCCCAGCTCAGCGGCCGGCGAACCGGCATCGTCACCAACCCCACCGGCATCACCCGAGACGTCCGCCACATCGTGGACGTCATGCACGCCGACGACCGGGTGAACCTGGTCGCCGTCTTCGGTCCCGAGCACGGTTTCCGCGGCACCGCCCAGGCGGGCGGCTCCGAGGGCCGTTACGACGATCCGGCGACCGGCCTGCCCGTCTACGACACGTATCTCAAGAGCGGCCAGGCCCTCGCCGACATCTTCACCGCGTCCGGCGTGGATACCGTCGTCTTCGACATCCAGGACGTGGGCGCGCGCTTCTACACGTACATCTGGACGCTGTACGACTGCATGGAGGCGGCCCGACTCGCGGGCAAGCGGTTCGTGGTCCTGGACCGGCCGAACCCCGTGACCGGCCGGGCGGCTCTCGGCCCGGTGCTGCACAAGGAGTTCGCGACCTTCGTCGGACGGCAGCCGATCTCCCAGGCGCACGGGATGACCGTCGCGGAGCTGGCGCGTTTGTTCAACGGGGAGTTCCTGAGCTCGCCGGTCGAGCTGGACACCGTACTGATGACCGGGTGGCGGAGGTCGGAGTGGTACGACGCCTGGGGGCTGCCCTGGGTGCCGCCGAGCCCGAACATGCCGACGCCCGACACCGCCCTCGTCTACTCGGGGACCTGCCTCTTCGAGGGGACGAACCTGTCGGAGGGGCGCGGGACGACCCGGCCCTTCGAACTGCTGGGCGCGGAGGGCGTGGACAGGCGGTGGGCGGCTGCGGTGAGTGAACTCGCCCTGCCCGGCGCGCACTTCAGGGAGGCGTACTTCGCGCCCACCTTCTCGAAGTTCCAGGGGAAGACGATCGGGGGCGTGCAGATCCATGTGCACGACCGGGACGCCTACGACCCACTACGTGCCGGGATCGCGCTCCTGGTGACCGCGAAGAAGGTGTGGACCGGCTTCGCCTGGCGCCCCGACAACTGGATCGACAAGCTGACGGGCTCCACGCTGGTGCGCACGATGATCGACGCGGGCGCGGACACCGACGAGGTGGTGGCGGGCTGGGGACGGGAACTGGCGGCGTTCCGGCGGGTGCGCGGGGAGTACCTCGTCTACCGGTGA